Below is a window of Phyllopteryx taeniolatus isolate TA_2022b chromosome 16, UOR_Ptae_1.2, whole genome shotgun sequence DNA.
ttttattGTCAATGAGCTGGGATTTTCATCATGTTCAGATATTGAGACCTtgttttcagcaagacaatcatttttaatttaaacaggATGTTGTCAACAACTTCCTCATCATCTACTCACCCATTTGCATGGCAATTTCCCCAATGGCCCAGGTAGCGTTGTTACACACCGAAATAAACTCTGGGTTGAGATTGAGTCCAAGAATGGGCATGAACTCAGctggaaagaaaacatgaaacaaaatggtTATATGATACATACTACCGTGGTGTCATGTGTTCTGAAAAAACACTCACCAATGCAGGGTTTAACGTGCAGGAAGCAGACCTTTGTTAAATCTCCTAATAGAGCAAAGGAGCTTTGCCTCACTTCAGGCATTGCAtcctgcacacaaacaaatatctTAAGAGTTCTTCTAAAAAGCTGCATCAATGTTTATCCAATTGGAGAAtccaataaacaaacaacactcggggcaaaaaccaaaaacagttGCCCGTACCTGCATGCACTGGAAAAGCAGCGTCATGATATTGGACCGGGCCACAAGCTGCTCCACATGACTTCCCAAACCCTCAGCCAGCCCACTGAGCAGATCCAGGGCCACAATCATGAAATCCTTTTCAGGAGACTCATACTGGTCTGGGTGCTGGTTAAACATCTGAAAAGGTTGCATTTGTCTAAACTGAACAAGCAcacaaaatttttttatttccagcaCATTTGGTCTCTCACCATAGCCTGAGCTAAAGTCTTCTGGACCAGTGTGACACAGCGCTGGTAGACAGGTTCACAGTAAGGCAGGAACCCACTCTGCAGTGCAGTGGCGATTGAAGACAAACACTGGGAGAAAAGGAAGCATAGACAGAACATGTCATGTCTTTTCAAGCTTTACTCTGTTGTCAAAATCCCAATGGAGAAGACATTTTTACAGGAGAGACTGTTCAATGCAGTAATTGCTCTTTTTAGATAAACGTCGTGgtccaaataaaaataaataactatacGAAAATGTAGATTCGATTTAATATTTACCTCCAAGAGAGGAAAAAGATCCTTGTCCTCATCTTTGAGCTCATTCCACTTTGCAATAAGAGGAGGCATCAGCTTTTGAATGTACTCCTAAGAAACAGCACACAAGTTGGAAGCTTTTTTATGACACCAAAATCAATGAGAGCcaacaataatgttgaaatgaaaacatcTGGTAAAACCAAAATACTTACAGGCTGATTAAGGTGGTGACCCACCGAGTCTGCCAGAGTTCCAATGGCATCATAGAGGATGAGGAGATTCTTGTGCTGGTACTTTCCAAAGGCAAAGACCAGCGTATCCAAGATGAAGCTCAAATATGGTACAAGCTCTGTGCATGCCTCCTCTTCTAAGGTGGCAAACGCGCTACGGTGGAAAACATATGGAGAACAACAACCATGACTAATCAAATCTATGGCACATAAATGACTACAAGTCAAcgaattatttcataaaaaaattgtGTGGATCAGAAAATAAATATGGGAACAACATGTATCATTGTTATTCAATGAGCTGGGTGTGTCGTCATTTCCACATAAGTAAGCAAAGATAGAGGAGCTCACCTGCAGGCAGCTTCTTGAACCCTCTTGTTTGCATCAAGGATGCACTTCAGAAGCTCTGTCATGAGGGGCTTGAGGTAGGAGTCAGAGGGCTGGGAGACTACCCAATGTGCGTAACGACTAAGGGTCCAGCAGGCAATGGAGCGCACCAGGGCCTTCTTGTCACTTAGACACTGGATAAGGTGAGGGATGAGCTCTGGCAGGTAGGGAACCATGCCCTGCATGCAGCCTGTGGCGCAAAGAAAGTAATTACATGTAGTATGCATTTTCCTTTGTGGATCATTGGCAATCAAAGATCATCAGGTCTTACCCTCAGCAATCGCGCCTAATACGAGGATGCCAGACTCCTTAACAACCCAATCGGGATGGAAGAGCAGGCCTTTCAGAAGTGGCAGCAGGTGGGGCAGCAGGTCATCTCGAAACACGTTGGCAAGAATGTCCAGTGTTGCTGCTGAACACTTTCCTGTGCATGTGAACAGACTCTAGTTAGTCAAGCAGCTTAACACCTGCTATAAAGCAACCAGTTGGCAGAATGCTGACCGTTTGTTGTACTTATTTCACTTTCCACCATTCTGTGTTGTAGAGACATACACActgtacaattgttttttttttttttgtaattgtcttGCACCAAACTTTACTCTCAAAATGTTCACTGTTTTGATTTGAACTAAAGCAAATAAGTTGGGTGTGAATTCCAAAATCCATTATACTGCCACTTCTTCTCGGTTGCCACTACACAACACAACCTCACTTATACTAACGACTGATCAAGTTCCAAAACTCAAATCAATTTTATTCACTCATGGTAAATACCTTCCATGTATAGAACAAGACAAAACAGTATTTCTACTCACGCAGGTTCCAGTTAGACAGTGTGTCATCGTCGTCTTCAAGGTCTTCGCTCTCCCCTCCCTCTAAGCCTTCATGCTGCAAGGTGACAGTGCGCGACTTGTGGAAACGTGGCTTGATGTCCTGATCGCTATCTGGTACGGCCTCATCTTCCTCCACATCTCCCTgttcaaaacatgcatgcaggtgAGACACCTTTCCAACTCAGCCTTTGGGTTGAATTATATTAGCTGCTgacatttttattacaaaacaCTGTCCACTTCTTTAACAGAACAAGATAACAACTCACCTTCAACAGTATAATGTCTATCTCTGAATACTTCATCCCATTTACCAAGATAGGAATCAGTCTATTTGAGGaggatgtgggggaaaaaaagttaataaaTCTGGGTCcaatatacaataaatgttGGCAATGTGTAAAAAGAGTGGCTACTCACTGCACCAGGTGTCCTGATAGCACCACGTCACAGATGGGCTGCTCTGCTAGAGTCAACCAAAACTCACAGGCTTCCAGAGCTACGTTCTCATCAGTGTCCTGCGTGCGCTGCAGCATGTACTGCAGGAGGAGAGATAAAACATGTTGGTGACTAATGTACCGTTGCTTAAACAAGCTTTTGGCTCAGAGCTGCAGCAAATCTGGATCAGTCGTTTAGGAACTTAAGGTATCATTATGAATCAATGAGCTGGGTTTATCATCATGTCCAGGTTAGAGACTTAAGGTTTATAAGATTCTGACTTGGATGTGGAAAAATGAGTTAGCTCTCCACATCCAAACCCATCATGTTTAAATAAGCAGATTTTCTTACCTGGACGATGCTGTGCATATGGGGGATGAGCCGATCGATCCGGACCTCCAGAAGCGTGACCAGAGCCCGGCAAACATTCTTTCTGACCTCAGAATCCTCGTCAGCTGCCAGCGAAAAGAGGCTCTAGAAGGGTGAAATTCTA
It encodes the following:
- the LOC133465940 gene encoding transportin-2-like isoform X1, which gives rise to MTTLLQCVRMEWQPDDQGLQQVLQLLKDSQSPDTATQRAVQQKLEQLNQFPDFNNYLIFVLTRLKTEDEATRSLSGLILKNNVKAHYQSFPPTVADFIKQECVNNIGDPSPLIRATIGILITTISSKGELQSWPELLPQLCNLLNSEDYNTCEGSFGALQKICEDSSKLLDSDALDRPLNIMIPKILQFFKHCNPKIRSHAIACVNQFIDCRAQALMDNIDTFIESLFSLAADEDSEVRKNVCRALVTLLEVRIDRLIPHMHSIVQYMLQRTQDTDENVALEACEFWLTLAEQPICDVVLSGHLVQLIPILVNGMKYSEIDIILLKGDVEEDEAVPDSDQDIKPRFHKSRTVTLQHEGLEGGESEDLEDDDDTLSNWNLRKCSAATLDILANVFRDDLLPHLLPLLKGLLFHPDWVVKESGILVLGAIAEGCMQGMVPYLPELIPHLIQCLSDKKALVRSIACWTLSRYAHWVVSQPSDSYLKPLMTELLKCILDANKRVQEAACSAFATLEEEACTELVPYLSFILDTLVFAFGKYQHKNLLILYDAIGTLADSVGHHLNQPEYIQKLMPPLIAKWNELKDEDKDLFPLLECLSSIATALQSGFLPYCEPVYQRCVTLVQKTLAQAMMFNQHPDQYESPEKDFMIVALDLLSGLAEGLGSHVEQLVARSNIMTLLFQCMQDAMPEVRQSSFALLGDLTKVCFLHVKPCIAEFMPILGLNLNPEFISVCNNATWAIGEIAMQMGAEMQLYVGVVLPHLVEIINGAKTPKTLLENTAITIGRLGYVCPQEVAPQLQHFIRPWCTSLRNIRDNEEKDSAFRGICVMIGVNPAGVVQDFIFFCDAVASWVNPKDDLRDMFYKILHGFKDQVGQENWQQFSEQFPPLLKERLSACYGV
- the LOC133465940 gene encoding transportin-2-like isoform X2, with the protein product MEWQPDDQGLQQVLQLLKDSQSPDTATQRAVQQKLEQLNQFPDFNNYLIFVLTRLKTEDEATRSLSGLILKNNVKAHYQSFPPTVADFIKQECVNNIGDPSPLIRATIGILITTISSKGELQSWPELLPQLCNLLNSEDYNTCEGSFGALQKICEDSSKLLDSDALDRPLNIMIPKILQFFKHCNPKIRSHAIACVNQFIDCRAQALMDNIDTFIESLFSLAADEDSEVRKNVCRALVTLLEVRIDRLIPHMHSIVQYMLQRTQDTDENVALEACEFWLTLAEQPICDVVLSGHLVQLIPILVNGMKYSEIDIILLKGDVEEDEAVPDSDQDIKPRFHKSRTVTLQHEGLEGGESEDLEDDDDTLSNWNLRKCSAATLDILANVFRDDLLPHLLPLLKGLLFHPDWVVKESGILVLGAIAEGCMQGMVPYLPELIPHLIQCLSDKKALVRSIACWTLSRYAHWVVSQPSDSYLKPLMTELLKCILDANKRVQEAACSAFATLEEEACTELVPYLSFILDTLVFAFGKYQHKNLLILYDAIGTLADSVGHHLNQPEYIQKLMPPLIAKWNELKDEDKDLFPLLECLSSIATALQSGFLPYCEPVYQRCVTLVQKTLAQAMMFNQHPDQYESPEKDFMIVALDLLSGLAEGLGSHVEQLVARSNIMTLLFQCMQDAMPEVRQSSFALLGDLTKVCFLHVKPCIAEFMPILGLNLNPEFISVCNNATWAIGEIAMQMGAEMQLYVGVVLPHLVEIINGAKTPKTLLENTAITIGRLGYVCPQEVAPQLQHFIRPWCTSLRNIRDNEEKDSAFRGICVMIGVNPAGVVQDFIFFCDAVASWVNPKDDLRDMFYKILHGFKDQVGQENWQQFSEQFPPLLKERLSACYGV